The sequence TCATTCCAACCTCCCCGGATGTAGGTCCTGTCGGTTTATTGGGAGTTGTTACAGATTCATGTGTTTCAGAAAAATGAGCCGTGATTGCTTTATTTGAATTCATTACAACCGTCACCGGATTTTGGCTTCCAGTCAAATCTCCGTACCAGGAATCAAAAGCATAAACACCGCCAGCATTCTCCTCTTTCCCTGAAGGAACAAATGTGGGGTCTTTGGAAAGAATAAATTTATCCAAACGTGCATTGACGTCTCTTGACACAAGCGTAATGGTATGACTACCGACGTCTAAATTAAATTCTTTTACCGTGTACCAATCAGACACTTTTTGCCAACGCCATGAATAGTAATGACTATCTAAATGCCAGGTGAGAGTATCCGGGCTACCATCCACAACAATAAAAAAACTATCTTCAGTTCCGGAAAGCGCATAACACCTGCCCCAAATTGCATAACTACCGGACTCCTGTACATCAAATGTATATTCTGCGTAGCCGGATTTGGGATGAGAGCTCGTATCATAAACAAATTGGCCTCCGGAAGCGGTAAGGTCATCCCCGACCCGCATCGCGCCAAATAGTGTCCCATTTTCCCCTTCGATGTAAATTTTATCAGTCGCCGAACTAGCCGCTTGTGCCGTGAGTTCTACGGTTTCGCCCTCCGCATAACTCAATTTGTCGGGGTTTTTCGTAACAGTCCCAGCACCGTCAGGGTCAATTCCGATATCCAATGTATAATAGGGAATCGAACTGTGAAAATTTGCAATAATAGTCCGATTCTTTAGCATATAAATGGTAACTGGATTTATTGTAGAAGAATCAATATCTCCGCTCCAATATTGAAAATCGAAATTTTCGTTTGCAGGTACAGCATGAAGAGTGACAGTTTCTTTCGGTTCATAGGCTAGTTTTTCAGGACTAGTGACAACCTCCCCTGCACCCAACGGATTAACAATAACGGTGAGAATGAATGTTGTATCTCCGTTTATTGTCACGGAAGCAAAATTCGACCATGCTGACTTGATATTTGTGTGTACGGAACAACGAGCCTGTGCCTTTATCTGAAAAATCCCATTGATCCCAAAAACATGCGATTGGGTGGGACTTCCCCAACCAGATTGCCCGCCATCCCCCCAGTCAAATTTGTATTCAACATCATGCCCCAAATTACTAGTAGAACCGCCCGTGGAAAAAGTCAATGACTCTCCCGTGTACCCATTAGCGGGCCCTGTTGGCGTGTTTGGAGTAGAAACAAACTCCTCTTCATCATTGACAAAATTAGCAATTATTGTGCGACTATGTAGCATATAAATATTTATTGGATTAGTGCTATTTACATCAATATCTCCACTCCAATGATCAAAATGAAATTCGCCATAAGCCACAGCGCGCATTTGCACCACCTCAGAATAGGCATATTTCTCGCGATCTGGGTCAAGAAGAACTGTCCCCGCCCCTTCAGGATTAATTTGGATTGTTAAAGTTAGCGTAGGAAAATGGATAGACTGAAGTACAGAGAAATAAGTATCCGCCATAACCGCATAACCGGCATCAGTCGGGTGGACATTATCAATCATATATTCTGTTCGCCAATTGTCATTTTGTGTAAATGCTGAGTATTGATCAACAAGATAAATATAAAAACCTTGATTTTTTTTAGTGTTATACAGCTCCTCAATTTTAGCATTTAGGTCTTGATTTTGAAGGTATTCATTCGCTGGTGTTTCTATGCGTGGTATCAATTTGCACAACAATATAGAAGTTTGTGAATTATAGGCATAAATTTTATCTAGAATTCCCTCTATCTCACTTATTGTCTGGGAGTTAGGTTCCCCTGAACTCACATCATTTGTCCCAATATGCAACAAGATTACATCAGGCGTACTATCAAGCAGCCATGTATCTATGTTTGCTAGTATATCATCTGCATGCCAGCCTCCGTGTCCTTCATGGTCAGCGTCAAATCCGCTTCCGTCACTCTGACTGCCAACAAAATCAAAATCCCAGCCGGCATTTATTAATTTTTGATACAAATCATCGCGATAGCCAGTATAGGGTGGATCGCCTCCCATACCTCGGGTTATAGAATCACCCAGTGGCATTATTCGATGCGTCGCAAAAACATTTCCGACTCCAATGATAAAAAATAAGGCAACTATTAATAATTTTCTGATCTCCATTCCCGGAACTAATTTTCGGTTCATCAACACCATCCTCCTCATAAAAAAAACTAAAAAGTTTTCCTTCCGTGTTTAAATTGATCCATAAAATTGCTAAACTTATTGTAAATACTTTTATTTTATTGAATTCTACCGATCAAATAATGCTTATTTCAATAGCGTCATTTTTCTGATTTGCGTAAACTCATCTGTGTGAATTTGGTAAAAATAAATTCCTGAAGGAACCTTCATCCCATTTTGATCTGTAGCATCCCAGAGAACTTGATAATAGCCGGCACTCTGATAGCTATCTACCAACTTTTTTATCTGCTGTCCTTTTATGTTGTAAATTTGCAAGTTAACGCGCCCAGAATTTGCCAATTGAAAATTAATCGTCGTTGTCGGATTAAAAGGATTCGGATAATTTTGGGAAAGAGAAAATTCATCAGGAATCTCTTTGTCGATTCTTTCAACCCCTGTTATATTTTTAAAATGAGCGGTCACATTTTTATTTCCGTCAATGATTAAAAATTCAGGATTCTGAATGCCGGTTACATCTCCGCTCCAATGGTCAAAAACATACCCCGAAAGCGGCAATGGAGATAATATAACAACTTCGCCGCTCTCGTAACTGCTTTTAAATGGTGTACGATTGACTGTTCCAGAGCCCTGAGGGTCAACAATGATATTGACAAAGTAATTGAAAGACTTCACAATAAGGACTTTATGAATATCGCTCCAGTCGGATATTACACTGCTGTTCTCTTTGCAGCGCGCTCTTGCGCGAATCTCCATTGTATCACTGTAGCTAAAAATATGCTGTCTGGTATTCTTTCCCCAATCCGAAAGCGTGCTATCTCCCCAATCGAACTGATATTCAACTTCGTGTCCCAGATTACACGCGGCGCCTGTCGTTACAAATGTCAATTGTTCACCGATCATGCCGCTGTCCGGACCAGTTGGCGTAAGCGGCGTGGATACAGATTCGACAACCTCCGAGAAATTTGCAGTGACATTCATGTCGCGTGTCAAAACAACAAATATGGGATTTTCTGTTCCTTCAAGGTCTCCGCTCCAATTATCGAAATTGTAACCTTCAATAGCAACCGCTGTGAGTTTCACCGTATCATTTTTTGCATATTCTTGTTTATCTGGTTCTTTGGTTACAGTTCCTTTGGTTTCCGGATTAATTGTAATATAAATACTAAAATGCGGCACCGGTTCATAACGAACAATAATTGTTGCAAACTGACTCCAATCAGACATGACAGCAGGGTTTACGATACTTCGGGCTCTGGCTTTTACAGAAAAATCTCCAGAATCCGCATAAACATAGGTCTGACTCGAATCTCCCCAGGGAGACTGCTGCCCATCGCCCCAGTCGAACTGGTATTCCACGGCCGTTCCCCTGTTGTCTAATGCGCCGGACGTTACAAAGGTGACATTTTTTCCGACAAAAACAGAATCAGGCCCCGTTAAAGACGTAGGAACGGAAACAGTCTCTTGATAAATTTGTATCACAAAAGCCGGACTCCAGCCGGACACCACCAGCGTATCGGCAGTGCTTCTGGCGCGTGTTTTAATTTCATAAAGCTGTGAAGCCTGGAAAATGTGAACTGCGCTGGAATCACCCCAACCGGACAAATTCCCATCACCCCAATCAAATTGATATTGAATTGGATTCCCTTTATTGTCAATGGCTCCGTTCGTCGTAAAAGTTAATGTATCACCAACGAAACCGCTATCAGGACCGTCAATCATGGTCGGCGCGCTCACCATCTCAGCGGTTCCTGAAACAAAATGCGCCGTCACATTTTTATCGCCGTCCATTGTCAATTGAGTCGGATTATCTGTCCCTGCTAAATCTCCACCCCAATATTGGAAACTGAACGAATCTTCATTCGCGACGGCCATTTTTCCTGACGGCTCAAAACCACCGTCTCTGGTAATAATTAATTTATCCAAACGAGCCTTCTTGTCTCTTTTGATAACCCGCAACTCATGTTCCCCCGCTGTCAGATTGAACTGTTGAACCTGATGTTGATCACTCACCTTCTGCCATTTCCACTTATTATAGTCTTTGTCTAAATGCCAGGTTAAAGTGTCGCCGTCGTCAACGAGGAAGAAAAAACTATCCTCGGTATCAGCTAATGCATAACATCTACCCCAAATAAAATAATTCCCGGTAGTCTCAATAATGACATGATAAATGGCATCTCCATCTCTAGGGCTACCTTGCGTGCCATAAATGTACATATTCTCCGAAGCAGTCGTATCGGTTTCAACCCAGAAATTTCCGCTCAATGTTCCTGTTTCCGCTTCAACATAAATATTGCCATCAAAAGGCCCGTTGCCATTTGAAGGAATAGCGTACAACAGCACAGTTTCATTATCTGCATACAAATTTTTTCGCGGCTGAATCTGCACGATCCCCGAATTCAAAGGATCAACACTTACATCCAAAGTATTTCCTTCAAGCAATTCATTAATGACGATGTCGATACTTTTTGACCAGCCGGATTGAGCTCCAACGTCCTCACTGCAGCGCGCCCGGGCTTTTACAGAGAAAGTTCCGACTTCTGTATAGGTATGTGTCTGAACTGAATCTCCCCAGAAAGATTGCGAACCATCGCCAAAATCAAATTGGTACTCTACCGGATGCCCGAGACTGCTTTGGCTTCCGCCAGTAGCGAAACTAATCTCGACATCTTTGTACGCTGCCGCAGGTCCAATAACTGTATCTGGAACAGTCACTTGTTCTCCGCCCTCATAAATAAAATTTGCAATAATCGTTCTGCTTCTTCTCATATAAATATTTATTGGATTATCCGTGTAGTAAGAAATATCTCCACTCCAATGGTCAAAACGATAATTCAAATTGGGTGTGGCATGCAAAGCAACTCGTTCATTCTGCGCATAGGTGTCCTTATCAGGATCTTTCTGAACCGTGCCCCCAGCTTCAGGATCGGCGAGTACTGTCAACACATAATTTGCCTGTTCGCCCGTAATATTAATTGTTGCGCTTGGAGACCAATTGGAGACGATGTTCGTGTGGACCGCACATCTCGCTCGTGCCTTTATATTGAATGCGCCAGTAGCAGCATAGCGGTGCGAAGCATGATCATTCCCCCAACCCGACTGATTTCCATCGCCAAAATCAAATTGGTATTCCACTTCATGACCGAGTGAACTGGCTGCATTTCCTGAAACAAATTGGACGTCTGTATCAATCTGGCCGCTTGTCGGGCCGTCCGGTTTATCCGGAGTGGTAACCGTTTCCGTGTCTCCGCCGCCTCCACCATCTTTTACAAAATTAGCTGTGATTGAACGACTTTTTAGCATGTAAATATTTACCGGGTTGGTGGTGCTTTTAAGACCATCTGTCCAGCGATCAAATCGGTAGCCAGCGTTAGGAATAGCTTGCAGTTTAACCTGATCTCCGTCATCATAGCCATCTTGTTCAGGCGTAATCTCTACGCGCCCTGCGTTTTCAGGCTCGATTGTAATTGTTAAAATATGCTTATCAGGACCATTGATGCGTACCGACAATGAAGCTGACCAACCGGAAACTGTATTTGGCTCTGCTGTGCTCCGGGCGCGCACACGGACGTTGTAACTACCTGATTTCCCAAAAGCATAAGTTCTTGTTGATCCTCCCCATTCAGAGATTCTTCCATCCCCCCAATCATACAAATATTCAACACTCCCCCCAATTGAGCTATTTGCCCCGCCGGAGCGAAAAGTTAGCCACTCACCGGTTTGGGCGGATGTCGAGCCGCTGGGTTTGTTGGGAGAAGTAATTTTATTATTATCTTGAATCACAAAATTAGCGACAATTGTCCGATTTTCTTCCATGTGAATATCCACCGGATTGTACCCGAGTCTATCAATATCGCCGCTCCAATTCAAGAACTGATATCGTCCGCCCGCATTTGCTTTCAGTGTAACTTTTTCGCCCGCATCGTAATTCGCTTTATCAGGAGTTTTCGTAACTGATCCAGCGCCATCAGGGTTAATCTCGATATTTAAAATCTGCAAAATAGTTGATTTGGTTGATTTCTCCGAGGAAGTTTCACTCTGAGCCCATAACAACGGAGAAGACAACGATAAAACAAGTCCCCCCAAAAACAAAAATTTTTTTCCTGCCTTTTTAACTTTTTGAAACATTGCGACCTCCTGGAGTGTTATTGCTATGCAATATGCTCGTTCATAATTCTACAAGAACATTTTTCTTTTTTTTGAAATAGTGAACGCAACAGGCAAAAGAAGAAAAACTTCCTTAAAATAGTGATCCCTGAAATAAAGTCAAGTTGCAAATAAAAACCGTTAAAACGCTACTACCATGTCAAGAACTTTATCAACATCATTTCCCGTTTTAACGGCTAAGTTATGACTTTCTCTGCTTTCAACGGAATTTTCAGGCTCGTTTTATGAACTATTTTGCAAAATACATGCCAAAATAAAGGGTTAAAAACTTAAAGTTATCCAAATTTTGTATTTAATTAAAATAAAGTTTTCAGATTTTCATCTGCATAAATATTAAAGAGTTAATACTGGGCATGTCTATAATTTTATATTATTATTAATGTTAGCGTATTTTTAAAATAACTTTGGAAATTCAAACCCCTTTAGCTCAAAACAGCAAACTAACGAATAAGAACCATCTTTTTTACCTGATTGAATCCAGATGTTTCAAACCGATACAGATACACTCCAGTTGGCACTTTCTCGCCGTTTTCGTTCCTGGCATCCCAAATTAGCGTATAAAAACCAGCCGGCTTAAATTCATTCAGCAGTACGCGAACAATCTGACCACGAATATTGTAGACAGTCAACTTGACTTTTTCGGGTTTTGGGATTTGAAATTTAATGCGTGTTTCCGGATTGAAAGGATTAGGGTAATTTTGTGACAAAGCATACGAAGTCGGTTTTTGATTTCCTTCAGATTCTACGCCAGTCACTGACTCGAAGAAAGCCGTGATAGTCGTATCACCCACCATTGTTATCAACTTTGACCGACTTGTATCCCGACTCACACCATTCCAATTAACAAAAATATAATTCGGGCTATCATTCGCTTTTAGCTCAACTATTTCATTAAAATCATAATCGCTTTCGTTGGGGAATTTCTCAACATCACCGGCATTTTCAGGATCAAGGTTCACAATCAACTTACATCCGCTGATACGAACCTGAAATTCTCCGGACCAATTGGAAACTGAAACAGTATCGCTTTTGCTTCGCGCTCGAGACCGAACAAGATAATCTCCGGAATTGAAAAATTTGTGAGATTGCACAGAATCACCCCAGGTTGACAACAGTCCATCGCCCCAATCAAATTGGTAATTCGCACTATCTCCATTTGCCGTTTTGGCTCCTCGCGCAACAAAAACCAATGATTGTGCCCGATATCCCTTGTCCGGGCCTGTAATTGACTGCGGCGCAGTAACAGGAGGCACTTTCACACCAAAGAATGCCGTTACCTCTTTATTACCATTCATCACAATAACACCCGGATCAAAATCGCCGGTCAAATCTCCGCTCCAATGATCGAAGCTGTAATTTTCCAAACCCACAGTATACAAACGGACAGTATCCTGATAAGCATACTGAACCTTTTGTGGGCTTTTGACCACAACGCCGCTGCTCTCCGGCTCTACAATTATATTCAATTCCAATCCGGAAATTTCAATCAAATGTGGGGCTGACCAATTAGATATCACATCAGACGAAACTTTTGATCTGCCACGTGCACGAACTTCAAATGTATATGGCATGAAATAGACGTGCGCCCTTTCTTTCGCACCCCATTGCGAAAGTGTGCCATCTCCCCAATTAAATTGATATTCTACCTCATTGCCCAGATTGCTTCTGGCGCTGTCAGTCGAGAAAACAATGTGCTGTCCGATAATCCCTTGTTCGACGGCTACCGGTGAAATCGGCGGAGAAATTTGTTCCTCGCTTTGTGAAAATTCCGCGACGAAATCCTTGTCACAATCCAGCACAATTGTTATCGGATTATCATTTCCGGAAAAGCTGCCGTTCCAAT comes from Calditrichota bacterium and encodes:
- a CDS encoding T9SS type A sorting domain-containing protein, with product MFQKVKKAGKKFLFLGGLVLSLSSPLLWAQSETSSEKSTKSTILQILNIEINPDGAGSVTKTPDKANYDAGEKVTLKANAGGRYQFLNWSGDIDRLGYNPVDIHMEENRTIVANFVIQDNNKITSPNKPSGSTSAQTGEWLTFRSGGANSSIGGSVEYLYDWGDGRISEWGGSTRTYAFGKSGSYNVRVRARSTAEPNTVSGWSASLSVRINGPDKHILTITIEPENAGRVEITPEQDGYDDGDQVKLQAIPNAGYRFDRWTDGLKSTTNPVNIYMLKSRSITANFVKDGGGGGDTETVTTPDKPDGPTSGQIDTDVQFVSGNAASSLGHEVEYQFDFGDGNQSGWGNDHASHRYAATGAFNIKARARCAVHTNIVSNWSPSATINITGEQANYVLTVLADPEAGGTVQKDPDKDTYAQNERVALHATPNLNYRFDHWSGDISYYTDNPINIYMRRSRTIIANFIYEGGEQVTVPDTVIGPAAAYKDVEISFATGGSQSSLGHPVEYQFDFGDGSQSFWGDSVQTHTYTEVGTFSVKARARCSEDVGAQSGWSKSIDIVINELLEGNTLDVSVDPLNSGIVQIQPRKNLYADNETVLLYAIPSNGNGPFDGNIYVEAETGTLSGNFWVETDTTASENMYIYGTQGSPRDGDAIYHVIIETTGNYFIWGRCYALADTEDSFFFLVDDGDTLTWHLDKDYNKWKWQKVSDQHQVQQFNLTAGEHELRVIKRDKKARLDKLIITRDGGFEPSGKMAVANEDSFSFQYWGGDLAGTDNPTQLTMDGDKNVTAHFVSGTAEMVSAPTMIDGPDSGFVGDTLTFTTNGAIDNKGNPIQYQFDWGDGNLSGWGDSSAVHIFQASQLYEIKTRARSTADTLVVSGWSPAFVIQIYQETVSVPTSLTGPDSVFVGKNVTFVTSGALDNRGTAVEYQFDWGDGQQSPWGDSSQTYVYADSGDFSVKARARSIVNPAVMSDWSQFATIIVRYEPVPHFSIYITINPETKGTVTKEPDKQEYAKNDTVKLTAVAIEGYNFDNWSGDLEGTENPIFVVLTRDMNVTANFSEVVESVSTPLTPTGPDSGMIGEQLTFVTTGAACNLGHEVEYQFDWGDSTLSDWGKNTRQHIFSYSDTMEIRARARCKENSSVISDWSDIHKVLIVKSFNYFVNIIVDPQGSGTVNRTPFKSSYESGEVVILSPLPLSGYVFDHWSGDVTGIQNPEFLIIDGNKNVTAHFKNITGVERIDKEIPDEFSLSQNYPNPFNPTTTINFQLANSGRVNLQIYNIKGQQIKKLVDSYQSAGYYQVLWDATDQNGMKVPSGIYFYQIHTDEFTQIRKMTLLK